The following coding sequences lie in one Phragmites australis chromosome 8, lpPhrAust1.1, whole genome shotgun sequence genomic window:
- the LOC133927200 gene encoding myb family transcription factor MPH1-like encodes MRGFERNGVRQYNRSEVPRMRWTEELHRQFVEAIECLGGQDEATPKRILQLMGVNGVSISHIKSHLQMYRSSSNSSTLQTSLQKLTTTTPSNSKRVFVNREDHCAYASQDGNTTASDKNIYTVLRTCSHSSPYRIPSLEEVFRSWEQSRARVPWNSKVLTTEKAIRPGHTSNKKPEKQSGCDLTLSIGLWEDASSDADSSSTTSEELAAPPRDEAFGSSPAAGAHCAATVKEESKPALNLDLTISSSWLA; translated from the exons ATGAGAGGGTTTGAGAGGAACGGAGTCCGGCAGTACAACCGGTCGGAGGTGCCGCGGATGCGGTGGACGGAGGAGCTGCACCGGCAGTTCGTCGAGGCCATCGAGTGCCTCGGTGGCCAGGACG AAGCAACTCCGAAGCGAATTCTTCAGTTGATGGGCGTGAATGGAGTTAGCATATCTCATATAAAGAGCCATCTTCAG ATGTACAGAAGCTCTAGCAACAGCAGTACCCTTCAGACCAGCCTCCAGAAATTGACAACAACCACTCCAAGCAACAGCAAGCGCGTGTTTGTGAACCGTGAAGATCATTGCGCTTATGCGTCACAGGATGGAAACACGACAGCTTCAGACAAGAACATTTACACTGTGCTCCGTACTTGCAGCCACTCATCACCATACCGAAT ACCATCGCTAGAGGAAGTATTCAGAAGCTGGGAACAAAGTAGAGCGCGTGTTCCTTGGAACTCCAAAGTCCTGACAACAGAAAAG GCGATTAGACCAGGTCACACTTCCAACAAGAAACCCGAGAAGCAATCGGGCTGCGACCTGACGCTGTCGATCGGTCTGTGGGAGGACGCGAGCAGCGACGCCGACAGCTCGAGCACGACcagcgaggagctcgccgcACCGCCAAGGGACGAGGCGTTCGGCTCGTCTCCGGCAGCAGGCGCTCACTGTGCCGCCACCGTGAAGGAGGAGAGTAAGCCGGCTCTGAACCTGGACCTTACCATCTCGTCGTCTTGGCTCGCCTGA